One part of the Sciurus carolinensis chromosome 6, mSciCar1.2, whole genome shotgun sequence genome encodes these proteins:
- the Gcnt4 gene encoding beta-1,3-galactosyl-O-glycosyl-glycoprotein beta-1,6-N-acetylglucosaminyltransferase 4 — MKIFKCCFKHTLQQKVFILFLTLWLFSLLKLLNVRRLLFPQRGIYLVEYSLSTSPFVRNRYTHVKDEIRYEVNCSGIYEQEPLEIGKSLEIRRQDIIDLEDDDVVALTSDCDIYQTLRRYHQKLVSREEKGFPIAYSLVVHKDAIMVERLIHAIYNQHNIYCIHYDLKSPNTFKVAMNNLAKCFSNIFIASKLETVEYAHISRLQADLNCLSDLLKSSVQWKYVINLCGQDFPLKSNFELVSELKKLNGANMLETVKPPNSKMGRFTYHHELQQVPYEYVKLPIRTNISKEAPPHNIEIFVGSAYFVLSQAFVKYIFNNSLIKDFFAWSKDTYSPDEHFWATLIRVPGIPGEISRSAQDVSDLQSKTRLVKWNYYEGFFYPSCTGSHLRSVCIYGAAELRWLIKDGHWFANKFDSKVDPVLIKCLAEKLEEQQKEWITTSSEKLFMDKNPTIVSS; from the coding sequence ATGAAGATATTCAAATGTTGTTTTAAACACACCCTACAGCAGAAAGTTTTCATCCTGTTTTTAACCCTATGGCTGTTCTCCTTATTAAAGCTTCTAAACGTGAGAAGACTTCTCTTCCCTCAAAGAGGCATTTACTTAGTTGAGTACTCCTTAAGTACCTCCCCTTTTGTAAGGAACAGATACACCCATGTTAAGGATGAAATCAGGTATGAAGTCAACTGTTCAGGTATCTATGAACAGGAACCTTTGGAAATTGGCAAGAGTCTGGAAATAAGAAGACAAGACATCATCGACTTAGAGGATGATGATGTTGTGGCATTGACCAGTGATTGTGACATCTATCAGACTCTGAGAAGGTACCACCAAAAGCTAGTTTCAAGGGAGGAGAAAGGATTCCCAATAGCTTATTCTCTGGTTGTCCACAAAGATGCAATTATGGTTGAAAGGCTTATCCATGCTATATACAACCAGCACAATATTTACTGCATCCATTATGACCTTAAGTCACCTAACACCTTCAAAGTTGCAATGAACAATTTAGCTAAGTGCTTCTCCAATATTTTCATTGCTTCCAAATTAGAGACTGTGGAATATGCCCACATTTCCAGACTCCAAGCTGATTTAAACTGCTTATCAGACCTTCTCAAGTCTTCCGTTCAATGGAAATATGTCATCAACTTATGTGGACAAGATTTTCCTCTGAAGTCAAATTTCGAATTAGTGTCAGAGCTGAAGAAACTCAATGGAGCCAATATGTTAGAGACAGTGAAACCACCTAACAGTAAAATGGGAAGATTCACATATCACCATGAGCTCCAACAGGTGCCTTATGAATATGTGAAGCTACCAATAAGGACAAACATCTCCAAGGAAGCACCCCCTCATAACATTGAGATATTTGTTGGCAGTGCCTATTTTGTTTTAAGTCAAgcatttgttaaatatattttcaacaacTCCCTCATAAAAGACTTTTTTGCCTGGTCTAAAGATACATACTCTCCTGATGAGCACTTTTGGGCTACCTTAATTCGGGTACCAGGGATACCTGGGGAGATTTCCAGATCGGCCCAGGATGTGTCTGACCTACAGAGCAAGACCCGCCTTGTTAAGTGGAATTATTATGAAGGGTTTTTCTATCCCAGTTGCACTGGCTCCCACCTTCGAAGTGTGTGTATTTATGGAGCTGCAGAATTAAGGTGGCTTATAAAAGATGGACATTGGTTTGCTAATAAATTTGATTCTAAGGTGGACCCTGTCTTGATTAAATGCTTGGCAGAAAAGCTTGAAGAACAACAGAAAGAATGGATCACTACGTCTTCAGAAAAGTTATTTATGGATAAAAATCCGACAATCGTATCATCATAG